The Streptomyces laurentii genome contains a region encoding:
- a CDS encoding cobyrinic acid a,c-diamide synthase (TIGRFAM: cobyrinic acid a,c-diamide synthase; PFAM: Cobyrinic acid ac-diamide synthase; CobB/CobQ domain protein glutamine amidotransferase; KEGG: scl:sce0213 hydrogenobyrinic acid a,c-diamide synthase (glutamine-hydrolyzing);~The Fer4_NifH superfamily contains a variety of proteins which share a common ATP-binding domain. Functionally, proteins in this superfamily use the energy from hydrolysis of NTP to transfer electron or ion; cl17203;~Type 1 glutamine amidotransferase (GATase1) domain foundin Cobyrinic Acid a,c-Diamide Synthase; cd03130;~catalytic triad [active];~cobyrinic acid a,c-diamide synthase [Thermobispora bispora DSM43833];~cobyrinic acid a,c-diamide synthase; Validated;~identified by MetaGeneAnnotator; putative;~type strain of Thermobispora bispora) has product MVARLVIAAPSSGAGKTTVATGLMAAFAGRGLAVSPHKVGPDYIDPGYHALATGRPGRNLDAYMCGPELIAPLFAHGARGCELAVVEGVMGLYDGAAGQGELASTAQVAKLLRAPVVLVVDASSQSRSVAALVHGFASWDPRVRLGGVILNKVASDRHEELLREALEESGVPVLGVLRRAPAVETPSRHLGLVPVAERQTAAVAAVAAQAEQVRQGCDLDALLALARSAPPLDAEPWSPPVSVEAHGSARPVVAVAGGPAFTFSYAEHTELLAAAGAEVVTFDPLRDEALPEGTRGLVIGGGFPEMYGAELSANASLRAAVAELAASGAPVAAECAGLLYLARSLDGRPMCGVLDAEARMSERLTLGYRDAVAVNDSVLAPAGARMRGHEFHRTVVEPGAGAVPAWGLRLPVRRVEGFVQRGVHASYVHTHWAGAPEAAARFVEHCR; this is encoded by the coding sequence GTGGTAGCACGTCTCGTCATCGCCGCGCCGTCTTCCGGCGCGGGCAAGACCACCGTGGCGACCGGTCTGATGGCCGCGTTCGCCGGCCGCGGCCTCGCGGTCTCCCCGCACAAGGTGGGCCCGGACTACATCGACCCGGGCTACCACGCGCTCGCGACCGGCCGCCCGGGCCGCAACCTCGACGCGTACATGTGCGGCCCCGAGCTGATCGCGCCGCTCTTCGCGCACGGGGCGCGCGGCTGCGAACTGGCCGTCGTCGAGGGTGTGATGGGCCTGTACGACGGGGCCGCGGGGCAAGGCGAGCTGGCCTCGACGGCGCAGGTGGCGAAGCTGCTGCGGGCGCCTGTGGTGCTGGTCGTGGACGCGTCCTCGCAGTCCCGGTCGGTGGCGGCGCTCGTGCACGGCTTCGCGTCCTGGGACCCTCGCGTACGGCTCGGCGGGGTGATCCTCAACAAGGTCGCCTCGGACCGGCACGAGGAACTGCTGCGGGAGGCCCTGGAGGAGTCGGGCGTGCCGGTGCTCGGCGTGCTGCGGCGGGCCCCGGCGGTGGAGACGCCGTCGCGGCACCTCGGTCTGGTGCCGGTCGCGGAGCGGCAGACGGCGGCGGTGGCCGCCGTGGCGGCGCAGGCGGAGCAGGTACGGCAGGGCTGCGATCTGGACGCGCTGCTCGCCCTGGCCCGGTCGGCGCCGCCGCTGGACGCCGAGCCGTGGTCCCCGCCCGTGTCCGTGGAGGCACACGGGTCGGCCCGGCCCGTGGTCGCCGTCGCGGGCGGGCCCGCCTTCACCTTCTCGTACGCCGAGCACACCGAACTGCTCGCCGCCGCCGGGGCCGAGGTCGTCACCTTCGACCCGCTGCGCGACGAGGCGCTGCCCGAGGGGACGCGCGGTCTGGTGATCGGCGGCGGGTTCCCGGAGATGTACGGGGCGGAGCTGTCCGCCAACGCGTCGCTGCGGGCGGCGGTGGCGGAGCTGGCGGCGTCGGGCGCGCCGGTGGCGGCCGAGTGCGCCGGGCTGCTGTATCTGGCGCGGTCGCTGGACGGCCGGCCGATGTGCGGAGTGCTGGACGCCGAGGCGCGGATGTCGGAGCGGCTGACGCTGGGGTACCGGGACGCGGTCGCGGTGAACGACAGCGTGCTGGCGCCGGCCGGGGCGCGAATGCGGGGGCACGAGTTCCACCGCACGGTCGTCGAGCCGGGCGCGGGGGCGGTGCCGGCGTGGGGGCTGCGGCTGCCGGTGCGGCGGGTCGAGGGCTTCGTCCAGCGCGGGGTGCACGCCAGTTACGTGCACACGCACTGGGCGGGGGCGCCCGAGGCCGCGGCGCGGTTCGTGGAGCACTGCCGGTGA
- a CDS encoding cob(I)yrinic acid a,c-diamide adenosyltransferase (ATP binding site [chemical binding];~ATP:corrinoid adenosyltransferase BtuR/CobO/CobP. This family consists of the BtuR, CobO, CobP proteins all of which are Cob(I)alamin (vitamin B12) adenosyltransferase, which is involved in cobalamin (vitamin B12) biosynthesis. This enzyme isa homodimer; cd00561;~ATP:corrinoid adenosyltransferase [Coenzyme metabolism]; COG2109;~Walker A motif;~Walker B motif;~cob(I)yrinic acid a,c-diamide adenosyltransferase [Streptomyces cattleya NRRL 8057 = DSM46488];~homodimer interface [polypeptide binding];~hydroxycobalamin binding site [chemical binding];~identified by MetaGeneAnnotator; putative), whose translation MPQGQPTVVPDDGLTTRQRRNRALVMVHTGVGKGKSTAAFGMALRAWNQGWPIGVFQFVKSAKWRVGEENALRTLGETGKGGTVVWNKMGEGWSWIQRATAEGEPSHEEKAREGWEQVKRDLADERYRFYVLDEFAYLLHWGWIDTAEVIEVLRNRPGQQHVVITGRNAPAELVEFADLVTDMSKVKHPMDAGQKGQRGIEW comes from the coding sequence ATGCCGCAGGGACAGCCGACCGTCGTTCCGGACGACGGTCTGACCACCCGCCAGCGCCGTAACCGCGCGCTGGTGATGGTGCACACCGGTGTGGGCAAGGGGAAGTCGACCGCCGCCTTCGGGATGGCGCTGCGCGCCTGGAACCAGGGCTGGCCGATCGGGGTGTTCCAGTTCGTCAAGTCCGCCAAGTGGCGGGTCGGCGAGGAGAACGCGCTGCGGACGCTCGGCGAGACAGGCAAGGGCGGCACGGTCGTCTGGAACAAGATGGGCGAGGGCTGGTCCTGGATCCAGCGCGCCACCGCCGAGGGCGAGCCGTCGCACGAGGAGAAGGCGCGCGAGGGCTGGGAGCAGGTCAAGCGGGACCTCGCGGACGAGCGGTACCGGTTCTACGTCCTCGACGAGTTCGCGTACCTGCTGCACTGGGGCTGGATCGACACGGCCGAGGTGATCGAGGTGCTGCGGAACCGTCCCGGGCAGCAGCATGTGGTGATCACCGGCCGCAACGCCCCGGCGGAGCTCGTGGAGTTCGCGGATCTGGTGACCGACATGTCGAAGGTGAAGCACCCGATGGACGCGGGTCAGAAGGGCCAGCGGGGCATCGAGTGGTAG